A part of Halobacillus shinanisalinarum genomic DNA contains:
- the dapF gene encoding diaminopimelate epimerase, with amino-acid sequence MIEFIKCHGSGNDFILIDERTHSYAFSEQERYDLSILLCNRIDGIGSDGILFVMDSSKAEARMRMFNSDGTEAEMCGNGLRCVARYIIEETGKQAVEVETDKAVLAVSQVEPIFSGIDTFAVAIEPVSFAVESLPMKFKASEAVNVKIPELSEAYTFTALSVPNPHIVSIVEDYEEEELAAIGEKANNLPDVFPNGINVSFIKRVNQNKIFVQTFERGVGLTNACGTAMSASALVSTLIGSNQLNAPIVVINKGGLVNCVVTKENGCYSISLQGNATNVYRATIKVDLKELSWGKVDSETFHDEVDTYKKLEDYAKSQI; translated from the coding sequence ATGATTGAATTTATAAAATGTCACGGGTCAGGAAATGACTTTATTTTGATTGATGAACGTACGCATTCCTATGCATTTTCTGAACAAGAACGGTATGACCTCTCAATTTTATTGTGTAACCGGATTGACGGAATTGGTTCTGACGGGATCCTGTTTGTCATGGACAGCAGTAAAGCTGAGGCACGAATGAGAATGTTTAATTCTGACGGCACAGAAGCTGAAATGTGTGGAAATGGGTTACGTTGTGTCGCACGTTATATTATAGAGGAAACGGGCAAGCAAGCGGTTGAGGTAGAGACGGATAAGGCCGTACTTGCAGTCAGTCAAGTCGAACCAATTTTTTCGGGAATTGATACCTTTGCTGTAGCAATTGAGCCTGTTTCCTTTGCGGTAGAATCATTACCGATGAAATTTAAGGCAAGTGAAGCGGTTAATGTAAAAATCCCCGAACTTTCGGAAGCCTATACATTTACAGCCTTGAGCGTACCGAATCCACATATTGTCTCTATTGTAGAGGACTATGAGGAAGAAGAATTAGCTGCTATCGGAGAAAAAGCGAACAACCTCCCTGATGTTTTTCCAAATGGAATAAATGTCAGTTTTATAAAAAGAGTAAATCAAAATAAAATCTTTGTTCAGACATTTGAACGTGGGGTCGGGCTAACCAATGCCTGTGGAACAGCCATGTCTGCTTCAGCCCTCGTGTCAACACTGATTGGTTCAAATCAATTAAATGCCCCGATCGTCGTCATCAATAAGGGCGGGTTGGTGAACTGTGTCGTCACAAAAGAAAATGGATGTTATTCCATCTCACTTCAAGGGAATGCTACGAATGTGTATCGTGCAACAATTAAAGTAGACTTAAAGGAATTGTCCTGGGGAAAAGTTGATTCTGAAACATTTCACGATGAAGTTGATACGTACAAGAAGCTTGAGGATTATGCAAAATCACAAATTTAA
- a CDS encoding FxLYD domain-containing protein, with protein MYEKNINETTASIKKEAEQAALKGEYEKAESMLSKAAKKRPEFEALQRDLTSVRSVLVMNNDLNKVVEYVKDNRLEEAQTSLSAIQKQISNEQNRLSATLIPKAENLATKITIGEINNQIKQLTNIEELAEKLSALSGLDLKEAAKARNKINEKIVAISTKKAEASMKEKQFNEAIATVDEGLQYVVNNEKLIQLKKRVKQEQQAFEQQQQERIKHAMEKAAEEDLKNQKHAVKVLEIKATKDEFGDVKITGEVGSEATKIVSSVEVTFEIKDKEDEVLKKGKAQIYPMYLSPGDKGKFEKNYYELEGDVTVEVTDIEWYVE; from the coding sequence ATGTACGAAAAGAACATAAACGAGACTACCGCATCAATAAAAAAGGAGGCAGAACAAGCCGCATTAAAAGGTGAATACGAAAAAGCCGAATCCATGTTATCTAAGGCCGCAAAAAAGCGTCCAGAGTTTGAAGCCCTTCAACGCGATTTGACGAGTGTTCGTTCTGTATTAGTGATGAATAATGATCTCAATAAAGTTGTGGAGTATGTTAAAGACAATCGTCTCGAAGAAGCACAAACGAGTTTATCAGCCATACAAAAACAAATTTCTAATGAACAAAATCGTCTTTCGGCCACACTCATTCCAAAAGCTGAGAACTTAGCAACAAAGATCACGATAGGCGAGATCAATAATCAAATTAAGCAGCTGACCAATATTGAAGAATTGGCGGAAAAGTTGAGTGCATTATCTGGTTTGGACTTAAAAGAGGCAGCTAAAGCACGTAATAAAATTAACGAAAAAATTGTAGCCATTTCTACAAAAAAAGCAGAAGCGTCAATGAAGGAAAAACAGTTTAATGAAGCCATCGCAACAGTAGATGAAGGACTGCAGTATGTCGTAAACAATGAAAAGCTCATCCAGTTAAAAAAGCGAGTCAAACAAGAACAGCAGGCATTTGAGCAACAGCAACAAGAACGGATTAAACATGCTATGGAGAAAGCTGCAGAAGAAGATCTTAAGAACCAAAAACATGCAGTAAAAGTACTTGAGATTAAGGCTACAAAAGATGAATTTGGTGATGTGAAAATAACTGGTGAAGTTGGTAGTGAGGCTACAAAAATCGTAAGTTCAGTTGAAGTGACGTTTGAAATAAAAGATAAAGAAGATGAAGTGTTGAAGAAAGGCAAGGCTCAAATATATCCGATGTATTTAAGTCCAGGGGATAAAGGGAAGTTTGAAAAGAACTATTACGAGCTTGAAGGTGACGTTACAGTGGAAGTTACCGATATCGAGTGGTATGTAGAATAG
- a CDS encoding ABC transporter substrate-binding protein: MKKYLVAFLLFILTVLTACSGGDESPGKEENTESKSNEDTRSVQIEDAMGEQTIEGTPKKVVVLEWTYAEDLQALGMEPVGVAGLDQYGDWVDVGIPFSDKVKNVGTRAEPNLEAIARLDPDLIIGAKFRHEQIADQLKDIAPTVMFAPYSEESAQNQYQSMIDEFNKVAKIVDKEAKAEEVLSNMKQTFEDQQARLEEAGYTDINYVITQAFTSQNTPTLRLFTDNSMVAHVMKNMGMTNAFESDKLEIYGYTQTTVETLQNYQDAHFFYIVQEEDNIFSEQLAGNPVWEDLAFVKENRTYQLPGSTWTFGGPLSAQVLAEQIVTSMVEK, translated from the coding sequence ATGAAAAAATACTTGGTGGCATTTTTACTATTCATACTTACGGTGTTAACAGCTTGCAGTGGGGGAGATGAGAGCCCCGGCAAAGAAGAAAATACTGAATCTAAATCAAATGAAGATACTCGTTCTGTGCAGATTGAAGATGCTATGGGAGAGCAAACTATTGAAGGAACACCTAAGAAAGTGGTAGTTTTAGAGTGGACTTATGCAGAAGACCTTCAAGCCTTAGGTATGGAACCTGTTGGGGTTGCCGGTCTTGATCAATATGGGGACTGGGTGGATGTGGGGATTCCTTTCAGCGATAAAGTGAAAAATGTAGGGACTCGTGCTGAACCAAACCTTGAAGCTATTGCAAGGCTGGATCCAGATTTAATAATCGGCGCGAAATTCCGTCATGAACAGATCGCCGATCAGTTAAAGGATATTGCGCCGACAGTCATGTTTGCCCCATATTCAGAGGAGAGTGCTCAAAACCAATATCAAAGTATGATCGATGAATTTAATAAAGTAGCAAAAATTGTAGATAAAGAAGCAAAAGCCGAAGAAGTATTAAGTAACATGAAACAAACATTTGAAGACCAACAAGCTCGTCTTGAAGAGGCAGGTTATACAGATATTAATTATGTTATTACACAGGCATTTACTTCTCAAAACACACCGACATTGAGGCTTTTCACAGATAATTCCATGGTCGCACATGTTATGAAGAACATGGGGATGACCAATGCTTTTGAGTCAGATAAACTTGAGATCTATGGATACACTCAAACGACGGTGGAAACATTACAGAATTACCAAGATGCCCATTTCTTTTATATCGTTCAAGAGGAAGACAACATCTTTAGTGAGCAGCTTGCTGGGAATCCGGTATGGGAGGACTTGGCATTTGTGAAAGAGAATCGAACATACCAGCTTCCAGGCAGTACATGGACATTCGGTGGTCCACTATCAGCGCAAGTTTTAGCAGAACAAATCGTAACATCAATGGTAGAGAAATAG
- the zupT gene encoding zinc transporter ZupT, which produces MENLLLAFGLTLMAGLATGIGSVLAFFTSTTNTRFLSIALGFSAGVMIYVSMVEIFFKAKETLVGAMGVQMGNWITVASFFGGMLVIAIIDKAIPKQGNPHEPKNVEDMSMPQAEVKNSQLLKMGTFTALAIAIHNFPEGIATFTSALQDPSLGIAIAIAIAIHNIPEGIAVSVPIYFATGDRKKAFKLSFLSGLSEPVGALAAYLLLMPFLSDTLFGVLFAGVAGIMVFISLDELLPASRQYGEAHLSIYGVVAGMAVMAVSLLLFI; this is translated from the coding sequence ATGGAAAATCTATTACTCGCTTTTGGGCTGACATTAATGGCAGGATTAGCTACGGGAATAGGCAGTGTGTTAGCCTTTTTCACATCAACGACAAACACAAGATTCCTGTCGATTGCTTTAGGTTTCTCAGCAGGGGTCATGATCTATGTGTCCATGGTTGAGATTTTCTTTAAAGCAAAGGAAACACTTGTTGGTGCTATGGGTGTACAGATGGGAAACTGGATAACAGTGGCTAGTTTTTTCGGGGGGATGCTCGTAATTGCAATTATTGATAAAGCTATTCCGAAACAAGGGAACCCTCATGAACCAAAAAATGTAGAAGACATGTCTATGCCACAGGCAGAGGTGAAGAATAGCCAACTGTTAAAAATGGGGACGTTTACAGCCCTAGCTATTGCTATTCACAACTTTCCAGAAGGAATCGCAACTTTTACCTCGGCCTTGCAGGACCCGTCCCTAGGGATAGCCATTGCCATTGCGATAGCTATTCACAACATTCCAGAAGGGATCGCTGTATCTGTGCCGATTTATTTCGCGACAGGTGACCGCAAGAAAGCCTTTAAACTATCGTTTCTGTCAGGCTTGTCTGAGCCAGTCGGAGCTTTAGCTGCATACTTACTACTCATGCCATTCCTTAGTGATACATTGTTCGGTGTTTTATTTGCTGGAGTTGCTGGTATTATGGTCTTTATTTCATTAGATGAATTACTGCCAGCTTCACGGCAATATGGGGAAGCCCATTTATCCATCTATGGTGTAGTAGCGGGAATGGCAGTTATGGCAGTTAGTTTGTTATTATTTATTTGA
- a CDS encoding SDR family oxidoreductase encodes MMQRTIIITGASSGFGYHTALKCAEKGFHVIATMRNMSKAEVFKTDRISSVIRERIEVWPLDVTDDISIEDFKQKLKQLNRVDVLVNNAGFAIGGFLEQVPIEAYRRQFETNVIGVISATQAVLPMMRKQGHGKIINVSSISGRIGFPGLSAYVSSKHALEGLTESLRFEVKPFGIDVVLIEPGSYQTNIWTSGMELPKAVHDPDSPYAYYIRGLWKALNSESHGAPAKVADLMTRIASKSQVRKLRYPIGPGVRLNLFLKKAVPWPFLERTVLKKLLK; translated from the coding sequence GTGATGCAACGAACAATTATCATTACGGGTGCCTCAAGTGGGTTTGGCTATCATACGGCTCTGAAATGTGCAGAGAAAGGTTTTCACGTCATTGCAACCATGAGAAATATGAGTAAAGCTGAAGTGTTTAAAACAGACAGGATCTCTTCTGTTATCCGAGAACGGATTGAAGTTTGGCCGCTTGACGTCACTGATGACATTTCTATAGAAGATTTTAAGCAAAAATTAAAGCAATTGAATCGTGTGGATGTATTAGTCAACAATGCTGGCTTTGCTATAGGAGGATTTTTAGAACAAGTACCGATCGAAGCTTACAGACGACAATTTGAGACAAACGTAATCGGGGTAATTAGCGCCACTCAAGCCGTACTTCCTATGATGCGTAAACAAGGACATGGTAAAATCATAAATGTCAGTAGTATTAGTGGGAGAATTGGCTTCCCAGGTTTGTCGGCCTATGTATCTTCAAAACATGCTCTGGAAGGATTGACGGAAAGTTTACGTTTTGAAGTGAAGCCGTTTGGGATTGATGTGGTTTTGATTGAACCAGGTTCTTATCAAACGAACATTTGGACAAGCGGAATGGAGCTTCCAAAGGCTGTGCATGATCCTGATTCACCGTATGCCTATTATATAAGAGGGCTATGGAAAGCATTAAACAGTGAATCGCATGGAGCTCCAGCAAAGGTTGCAGATTTAATGACGAGAATTGCCAGCAAATCTCAAGTTAGAAAACTCCGTTATCCCATTGGACCTGGTGTCAGACTGAATTTATTTTTAAAAAAAGCAGTCCCATGGCCTTTTCTTGAAAGAACGGTGTTGAAGAAACTGCTTAAGTAA
- a CDS encoding YeeE/YedE family protein, giving the protein MATQLKQWDKRATTMIAPLNPVQKPLVLLGIAAAILLFITIVSVTTVTQGILFIIGIAFGLSLLYARFGFTSAFRRLLSVGNVQGLQAHMVMLAVATTLFAIILATGFSFTGVTPTGYVSPVGISVIAGAFMFGVGMQMGSGCASGTLYTVGGGQSSMVLTLLGFIGGSVLGAYHIVFWRDLPALPAISLAESTGLGYFGGWVLQIAIFLGIYAITVKIARKKNPPQMAPLKTTSGWKKLWRGAWPLLIAAVVLAVLNAITLSVRGNPWGITSAFALWGSKFLQTFGVDVASWGYWQGNTQALNQTVLADSTSVMNFGIILGAFIAASFQGNFKPKKIKPGIATASILGGVLMGYGARLAFGCNIGAYFGGIASFSLHGWVWMIMALAGTFLALFIRPLFGLSNPSPKDSIC; this is encoded by the coding sequence ATGGCCACCCAACTAAAGCAATGGGATAAACGAGCTACAACGATGATTGCTCCATTGAATCCCGTTCAAAAACCATTAGTCTTATTAGGGATTGCAGCAGCAATTCTTTTATTTATAACCATCGTTTCCGTCACCACGGTTACCCAAGGGATCTTATTTATTATTGGGATCGCTTTTGGCCTTTCTCTTCTGTATGCGCGATTTGGCTTCACTTCGGCGTTTAGACGTCTGCTCTCAGTAGGAAATGTGCAGGGACTTCAGGCACATATGGTCATGCTGGCTGTTGCTACAACACTTTTTGCTATTATTCTAGCAACCGGATTCAGTTTCACAGGAGTCACACCAACTGGTTACGTTTCACCTGTAGGAATAAGTGTCATCGCCGGTGCCTTCATGTTTGGAGTAGGAATGCAAATGGGATCCGGCTGTGCTTCAGGTACACTCTATACAGTCGGTGGAGGACAATCTTCTATGGTCTTGACATTACTAGGATTTATAGGCGGTTCGGTTTTAGGAGCTTACCATATCGTGTTTTGGCGAGATCTCCCTGCCCTCCCAGCTATTTCTCTTGCAGAATCGACAGGTCTCGGTTATTTCGGAGGCTGGGTGTTACAGATTGCGATCTTCCTAGGTATTTATGCCATTACTGTAAAAATCGCGCGTAAAAAGAATCCGCCGCAGATGGCTCCGCTTAAAACGACATCTGGTTGGAAAAAACTTTGGCGGGGTGCCTGGCCGCTGCTAATTGCAGCCGTTGTATTAGCTGTCCTTAATGCGATCACCCTTTCTGTTCGAGGCAATCCGTGGGGAATTACTTCCGCTTTTGCCCTTTGGGGATCTAAGTTTCTTCAGACCTTTGGCGTGGATGTAGCGAGCTGGGGATATTGGCAAGGGAATACGCAAGCATTAAATCAGACCGTATTGGCCGATTCCACCAGCGTCATGAACTTCGGTATTATTCTCGGAGCCTTTATCGCAGCAAGCTTTCAAGGGAATTTTAAACCGAAAAAAATTAAACCTGGAATTGCGACGGCTTCTATTCTAGGCGGTGTACTCATGGGGTATGGTGCGCGGCTAGCGTTTGGATGTAACATCGGTGCTTATTTTGGCGGAATCGCTTCATTTAGTCTGCACGGATGGGTATGGATGATCATGGCGCTTGCCGGAACATTTTTAGCGTTATTTATCCGACCACTATTCGGACTTAGTAACCCAAGCCCGAAAGATTCGATTTGTTAG
- a CDS encoding YgjP-like metallopeptidase domain-containing protein, with translation MPTIKDEHHAITYNLTTLPDIHFIKIYLDDLNGVHVTAPKSKPQSKVEDFLHKKIQWVNEKWQKIHEDLYRGMALNTQESPRITYLGRAYRMIMAEANESSFSFNKGKFHFTYLKGTTEEEKQSEFDRLRNQWFKEKAYEKFKSIHNWTILPEQDSLRLGYKKDQTIYLNWRLIKRSKQKITMIIDDLIEEREY, from the coding sequence ATGCCCACCATCAAAGACGAGCACCATGCGATTACATACAATTTAACAACATTACCTGATATCCACTTCATTAAAATTTATTTAGATGATTTGAATGGCGTACATGTTACAGCTCCAAAGTCCAAACCACAAAGCAAGGTAGAGGATTTTTTACATAAGAAAATTCAATGGGTGAACGAAAAGTGGCAGAAAATCCATGAAGACTTATATCGGGGGATGGCATTGAACACTCAGGAAAGCCCACGCATTACATATTTAGGTAGAGCGTATAGGATGATTATGGCGGAAGCAAATGAATCAAGCTTCTCGTTTAACAAAGGCAAATTCCATTTCACTTACCTTAAGGGAACAACGGAGGAAGAGAAACAAAGTGAATTTGACCGACTTCGTAATCAGTGGTTCAAGGAGAAGGCCTACGAGAAGTTTAAGAGCATTCATAATTGGACCATTCTACCTGAACAGGACTCTCTACGTTTAGGTTACAAAAAGGATCAAACCATTTATTTAAATTGGCGCTTAATCAAACGTTCAAAACAGAAAATTACGATGATCATTGATGATTTGATTGAAGAAAGAGAATATTAA
- a CDS encoding S1C family serine protease: MNRTWIISLILTFTFVCIGVTGTLYIINNVPKQLEASSLLDQAVSEEESQTVSKSTQDIIYQSQKLVVQIELKNGSLGSGFLYNNKGDVITNAHVVANAEDVTIITADSKEMSGEVIGISRSTDVAVVRVPGLKGKEPLSIHEKDDVQLLTEVLALGSPLGLQNTVTTGEISGLDRNFELPPFTYENVYQISAPISPGNSGGPLLNGKTGEVIGINSAKLGQETIGFSIPILDILPMVKQWSKSPMKELPEFQELKTNSGDKPPVHTTDADQATYIVQYFYDSINQGDFVTAYSLLGSGWQGSTSYEEFRKGYNQKLSVSIDNIVADPVEGKDVQVTAFVTTEETKNGEVVMKKYKYNFVVGYENDQMKLISESVEQL; this comes from the coding sequence GTGAACCGAACATGGATCATAAGCCTAATTTTGACATTCACATTTGTTTGTATTGGAGTTACAGGAACTCTATATATAATAAATAATGTTCCAAAACAGCTTGAAGCAAGTTCTCTACTAGATCAAGCTGTTTCAGAAGAAGAAAGCCAAACGGTATCTAAGAGTACACAAGATATTATTTATCAATCACAAAAACTAGTTGTTCAGATTGAATTGAAAAATGGTTCACTAGGTTCCGGCTTTCTTTATAATAACAAGGGTGATGTCATAACTAACGCCCATGTAGTTGCTAATGCGGAGGATGTGACCATTATAACAGCGGACTCCAAGGAAATGTCAGGAGAAGTCATCGGAATTAGCAGAAGTACGGACGTAGCTGTTGTACGAGTTCCCGGACTTAAAGGAAAGGAGCCCCTCTCAATCCATGAAAAAGATGACGTCCAGCTTTTAACTGAAGTACTTGCGTTGGGAAGTCCACTCGGTCTTCAGAATACAGTAACTACTGGCGAAATTAGTGGATTAGATCGTAATTTTGAATTACCCCCGTTCACTTATGAAAATGTCTACCAAATATCTGCGCCGATCTCACCAGGCAATAGTGGCGGCCCGTTACTGAATGGAAAAACGGGGGAAGTGATCGGGATAAATTCAGCGAAACTAGGTCAGGAAACCATCGGCTTTAGTATTCCTATATTGGATATTCTTCCAATGGTTAAGCAATGGTCCAAATCTCCCATGAAAGAGCTTCCCGAATTTCAAGAATTAAAAACAAACTCAGGAGATAAACCACCCGTTCACACAACAGACGCTGATCAAGCGACGTATATTGTTCAATACTTTTACGATAGTATTAATCAAGGGGACTTCGTAACGGCGTACTCCTTGTTAGGAAGTGGTTGGCAAGGCAGTACTTCTTATGAAGAATTTCGTAAGGGGTATAATCAGAAACTATCTGTCTCCATTGATAATATTGTTGCAGATCCGGTCGAAGGCAAAGATGTACAGGTAACTGCTTTTGTCACCACAGAAGAAACGAAAAATGGTGAAGTTGTTATGAAGAAATATAAATATAATTTCGTGGTTGGTTATGAGAATGATCAAATGAAACTGATCTCCGAGAGTGTAGAACAATTATAG
- a CDS encoding iron ABC transporter permease — MNRFMKHTLMGALTFGGGAALLCVLTFIHINQGNVSIPFGMVMEAVFSPKDTLEHHTVRILRLPRAVMGILAGGALAVSGVVLQTVTKNPLSSASTLGIHSGTYFAVIVTTIFFPFAMFANGIAAAFLGGVLTFLLVYLLSGAGNATPVRMVLAGMIVTFLFSSLTSVLQIFYENEVQGLFLWGSGTLVQNDWNGVQFSLPFILLSVLLLLVYAGKLDTLTLGDDVATALGQNVRTVKLITTLAAVLLTSVTVSIVGPIGFVGLVAPHIIKLIGYRSHIPLIIGSFIWGGNVLLLADVMARVIDPSFAELPVGAITALVGSPWLIWLVLRMKNDKNTEENGTILAGKAATNLSLAKLIPVLSIVILITIFVSMSSGNYGFEPLLTINALFGDANEFIRNFILELRLPRSMVALFSGAILAVSGLIFQGVLRNPLADPSVIGITSGAGVGALTTMYVFSVSAVWIPVGAMAGAFVFFLLVMGLGAKANFHPTTLALLGIGISAFGSAIIQILVVQADMGVASALTWLSGTTYARGWPELLQFLIWPVILFIPILAFHIKTLDVLSLGDETAKGLGLGVSSVRFQMALLATLLAACSVAAVGSIGFVGLIAPHFARLLVGSANQKLLPVTMLIGGLLLVIADLFSRTLLAPNEIPSGILVALIGAPYFLWLMKRRSI; from the coding sequence ATGAATCGTTTTATGAAGCATACATTAATGGGAGCTCTTACTTTTGGGGGTGGGGCTGCATTATTATGTGTTTTAACCTTTATACATATTAATCAAGGAAATGTATCCATTCCGTTTGGGATGGTTATGGAGGCTGTGTTTAGCCCTAAGGATACATTAGAACATCATACCGTTCGGATACTGCGGCTGCCACGTGCCGTTATGGGGATCCTTGCAGGAGGGGCACTTGCGGTCTCTGGTGTCGTCCTGCAAACCGTAACGAAGAATCCGCTCTCCTCAGCAAGTACACTTGGCATACATTCAGGTACATATTTTGCTGTTATTGTGACAACCATTTTTTTTCCGTTTGCTATGTTTGCTAACGGTATTGCTGCAGCTTTTCTTGGCGGTGTCCTTACATTCTTACTTGTTTACTTATTATCTGGTGCAGGGAATGCAACCCCTGTACGCATGGTATTGGCGGGAATGATTGTAACTTTCCTATTTTCTTCATTAACATCAGTCTTGCAAATTTTCTATGAAAATGAAGTGCAGGGATTATTCCTATGGGGGTCTGGAACACTCGTTCAAAATGATTGGAATGGTGTTCAATTTTCCTTACCGTTTATCTTACTATCTGTCCTCCTTTTACTTGTTTATGCCGGTAAACTTGATACCTTAACACTCGGAGATGATGTGGCTACCGCGTTAGGTCAAAACGTTCGTACAGTAAAATTAATCACGACTCTAGCTGCTGTATTGCTAACGTCTGTGACGGTGAGTATCGTCGGTCCAATTGGATTTGTAGGTCTTGTAGCTCCGCATATTATTAAATTGATAGGATATCGCTCACATATTCCATTAATCATTGGTTCATTTATATGGGGTGGAAATGTCCTGCTGTTGGCTGACGTAATGGCTAGGGTGATCGACCCTTCCTTTGCAGAATTACCGGTAGGTGCGATTACAGCACTCGTAGGTTCTCCGTGGTTAATCTGGCTTGTTCTACGTATGAAAAATGATAAAAACACAGAGGAAAACGGAACAATTTTGGCAGGTAAAGCTGCAACCAATCTATCCTTAGCAAAATTAATACCTGTATTAAGTATAGTTATTCTAATAACTATATTTGTTAGTATGTCTTCAGGTAATTATGGATTCGAACCGTTACTGACGATAAATGCTTTGTTTGGAGATGCCAACGAGTTTATTCGTAATTTTATCCTGGAATTGAGATTGCCGCGGTCCATGGTAGCCTTATTTAGTGGGGCTATTCTAGCTGTAAGCGGTTTGATTTTCCAGGGTGTACTGAGAAATCCTTTGGCTGATCCGTCGGTAATTGGGATTACCTCAGGTGCGGGAGTAGGTGCACTGACAACGATGTATGTGTTTAGTGTTTCTGCTGTCTGGATTCCTGTCGGTGCAATGGCCGGGGCCTTTGTGTTCTTCCTCCTTGTTATGGGGCTTGGAGCGAAAGCCAATTTCCATCCTACTACATTAGCTTTATTAGGGATTGGGATCTCGGCATTTGGATCTGCGATTATACAAATTTTAGTCGTTCAAGCTGATATGGGAGTAGCTTCGGCGTTAACGTGGTTATCTGGCACCACATATGCTAGAGGATGGCCGGAACTGTTGCAATTTCTTATTTGGCCTGTAATCTTGTTCATTCCAATTCTAGCTTTTCATATTAAAACGTTAGACGTTCTTTCCTTGGGAGACGAAACGGCTAAGGGGTTAGGTCTTGGTGTTTCGTCTGTGCGCTTCCAAATGGCCTTACTCGCTACGTTATTAGCTGCTTGTAGTGTAGCGGCGGTAGGATCAATCGGCTTTGTCGGATTAATTGCTCCCCACTTTGCCAGGTTGCTAGTCGGCAGTGCCAACCAAAAACTGCTGCCTGTAACGATGCTTATCGGCGGTCTTCTACTTGTTATAGCTGATTTATTTAGCCGAACGTTGCTCGCACCGAATGAAATTCCATCAGGGATCTTAGTTGCATTAATTGGTGCTCCATATTTCTTATGGCTAATGAAGCGCCGTTCGATATAA
- a CDS encoding secondary thiamine-phosphate synthase enzyme YjbQ codes for MIKTFPVKTEHHDQMIDITQDITNWIEEEGIKAGAVIVSSMHTTAGITINENADPDVKTDMLRRWSEVFPWEDRKDRHMEGNTAAHMKTSYIGHAQTIIIENGKLVLGTWQGIYFCEFDGPRSRKVTAKVLK; via the coding sequence ATGATCAAAACGTTTCCGGTAAAGACCGAACATCATGATCAAATGATTGATATCACACAAGACATAACTAATTGGATAGAAGAAGAAGGGATTAAAGCAGGGGCTGTGATTGTTTCCTCCATGCATACAACAGCAGGCATTACCATAAATGAAAATGCTGACCCTGATGTAAAAACAGACATGCTCCGGAGATGGAGTGAAGTTTTTCCATGGGAGGATCGAAAAGACAGGCATATGGAAGGCAATACAGCTGCTCATATGAAGACAAGTTATATTGGACATGCTCAAACAATCATTATTGAGAATGGTAAGTTGGTATTGGGAACGTGGCAGGGCATATACTTTTGCGAGTTTGATGGTCCAAGATCCAGGAAAGTAACCGCAAAGGTATTGAAATAA
- a CDS encoding YjcZ family sporulation protein, which translates to MGYYGGYGCGRRRSGNEFALIVVLFILLIIIGASICK; encoded by the coding sequence ATGGGTTACTACGGTGGATACGGTTGTGGAAGACGTCGCAGCGGAAATGAATTCGCCCTCATTGTCGTGCTGTTTATTTTACTAATTATTATCGGTGCATCAATTTGTAAATAA
- a CDS encoding 3D domain-containing protein — MKSLIVSLSFLFIYIVSFPYAGTSPHIYAGEVAIEQQVIKKAQTKSLDLNKKPLGHERFSETDEDKEVIRVVNVEATAYTANCEGCSGTTYTGINLHANPKKKVIAVDPNVIPLGSKVRVPGYGVAVAGDIGGAIEGKRIDIFMDQHSQAIKFGRQNIEVEILEP, encoded by the coding sequence TTGAAATCCTTGATTGTGTCGTTATCATTTCTATTTATTTATATAGTAAGTTTCCCTTATGCTGGAACCTCGCCACATATCTATGCAGGTGAAGTTGCTATTGAACAACAAGTTATTAAAAAAGCCCAAACAAAGTCACTAGACCTAAATAAAAAGCCGCTTGGCCACGAACGCTTTAGCGAAACAGATGAGGATAAAGAAGTTATACGAGTAGTAAATGTGGAAGCGACTGCCTATACAGCTAATTGTGAAGGCTGTAGCGGGACAACCTATACAGGAATTAACCTTCATGCAAATCCAAAGAAAAAAGTCATCGCAGTCGACCCAAATGTTATTCCATTAGGTTCTAAAGTAAGGGTTCCTGGTTATGGGGTAGCCGTTGCAGGTGATATTGGTGGAGCTATTGAAGGCAAACGTATTGATATCTTTATGGATCAGCATAGTCAAGCTATAAAGTTTGGACGCCAAAACATCGAAGTAGAAATATTGGAACCTTGA